From the genome of Planctomycetia bacterium, one region includes:
- a CDS encoding rhomboid family intramembrane serine protease: protein MRQAGTLPPDADAERFADYLLTLGIKTRIDGGDHGRIVWIKDEQDLERGRQELAEFLANRADPKYRMAEDGARAIRQDLEAKEKEYRKNLMDVRRGWAQPITGRAPITMTLLGLMIAVALASMLGFNVAQWLHISSYAGESSTALPEVLHGQLWRLVTPILLHFGVLHFIFNFMMLQNMGTLIETREGTGRFITLVLLSAVISNLAQYFGSNVFNTEFLNDPLHATIISSGNFGGMSGVNYALFGYIWFRSRGGSAGYMIHPNSVFMMLGWLVVCMTGALGPVANTAHVVGLAVGLVAATLVNRS from the coding sequence ATGCGCCAAGCCGGCACGTTACCCCCCGACGCCGATGCCGAACGGTTTGCGGATTATCTGCTGACCTTGGGGATCAAAACGCGCATCGACGGAGGCGACCACGGGCGCATCGTCTGGATCAAAGACGAGCAGGACTTGGAACGCGGCCGACAAGAGCTCGCGGAGTTCCTGGCCAACCGGGCGGATCCCAAGTACCGCATGGCCGAAGACGGCGCGCGGGCAATTCGCCAAGACCTGGAGGCCAAGGAAAAGGAGTATCGCAAAAACCTGATGGACGTCCGCCGCGGCTGGGCGCAACCGATTACCGGCCGGGCGCCGATCACCATGACGCTGCTCGGCCTGATGATCGCCGTCGCGCTGGCGAGTATGCTCGGCTTCAACGTTGCGCAATGGCTGCACATTTCTTCGTATGCCGGCGAGTCCTCCACCGCCCTGCCCGAAGTGCTGCATGGTCAACTCTGGCGGCTCGTCACGCCGATTCTCCTGCATTTCGGCGTTCTGCACTTCATTTTCAACTTCATGATGTTGCAGAACATGGGGACGCTGATCGAAACTCGCGAGGGTACTGGGCGTTTCATCACGCTCGTGCTGCTAAGCGCAGTCATCTCGAATCTCGCCCAGTACTTCGGCAGCAACGTCTTCAACACGGAATTCCTCAACGATCCCTTGCACGCGACGATCATTTCGAGCGGCAACTTCGGCGGCATGTCGGGCGTGAACTACGCGCTGTTCGGCTACATCTGGTTCCGCAGCCGGGGCGGCAGCGCCGGCTACATGATTCATCCCAATAGCGTCTTCATGATGCTCGGCTGGCTCGTCGTCTGCATGACCGGCGCCCTGGGCCCGGTTGCAAACACCGCCCACGTCGTGGGCCTGGCCGTCGGCTTGGTAGCAGCAACGCTCGTCAACCGCAGCTAA
- the recR gene encoding recombination mediator RecR codes for MAEFAESVTRLIDEFARLPGIGKKSAERLAYHILRVPEAEALGLASAIADVKRNVHHCAICYNLAEGDECAICRDSRRDPSLLCVVEQPRDLLALEQAGVYRGRYHVLLGRIAPLEGIGPDQLTIDALVKRVRAGGVREIIMATNPTLEGDGTALHISNLLADQSVQVTRLARGITTGSVLEFANKEILADAMTGRQKF; via the coding sequence GTGGCTGAGTTTGCCGAGTCTGTCACGCGTCTGATCGACGAGTTCGCTCGACTGCCAGGGATCGGCAAAAAGTCGGCCGAGCGGCTGGCGTACCACATTCTCCGTGTACCGGAAGCCGAGGCCCTGGGGCTGGCATCGGCGATCGCCGATGTGAAGCGCAACGTCCATCATTGCGCGATTTGCTATAATTTGGCCGAAGGCGACGAGTGCGCGATCTGCCGCGATTCGCGTCGCGATCCGTCGTTGCTTTGCGTCGTGGAGCAGCCGCGCGATCTGCTGGCCTTGGAACAGGCCGGCGTATATCGTGGCAGGTATCACGTGCTGCTCGGCCGCATTGCACCATTGGAGGGGATCGGCCCGGATCAGCTCACCATCGACGCCCTGGTGAAACGCGTCCGGGCGGGCGGCGTCCGGGAGATCATCATGGCCACCAACCCGACGTTGGAAGGGGATGGCACGGCACTGCACATTTCCAACTTGCTTGCCGATCAATCCGTACAGGTCACGCGACTTGCCCGGGGGATCACGACCGGCAGCGTGCTAGAATTTGCTAACAAAGAAATTCTGGCGGACGCCATGACAGGACGACAGAAGTTTTGA
- a CDS encoding response regulator, giving the protein MLQSRILIADDNETNVELLEAYLADVDCALGVAVDGRDALDKVASFKPDLILLDVMMPKLSGFEVCQKLKDDPATKGIMILMVTALNELGDIERAVNAGADDFLSKPVNKLELLKRVDNMLKLRHVSDELERLRRYIQQMEDDAGPR; this is encoded by the coding sequence ATGCTCCAAAGTCGAATTCTCATCGCGGACGACAACGAGACCAACGTCGAGTTGCTCGAAGCCTATTTAGCGGACGTGGATTGCGCACTCGGCGTGGCGGTCGACGGCCGAGATGCGCTCGATAAGGTCGCGTCGTTCAAGCCGGACTTGATCCTGTTGGACGTCATGATGCCGAAGCTCTCCGGCTTCGAGGTCTGCCAGAAACTCAAGGACGACCCCGCGACGAAGGGGATCATGATTTTGATGGTCACCGCGCTCAACGAGCTGGGAGACATCGAACGGGCCGTCAACGCCGGCGCCGACGATTTCCTGAGTAAACCGGTGAACAAACTGGAACTACTCAAACGCGTCGACAACATGCTCAAACTGCGCCACGTCTCCGACGAACTGGAACGCCTGCGGCGCTATATCCAGCAGATGGAAGACGATGCCGGGCCGCGCTAA
- a CDS encoding LamG-like jellyroll fold domain-containing protein has translation MLRCKCVVLLALTATVAIPATLPAAPSLIPFAHYRLGEEDADTPTPGQPPESGLTYDEIKYEGAERDLATFGTPLYSDFASPGGYSSLSMQFDGVSDLFGSATQWHGQPPNTFRIGMEAWVWIDPVMENTEFVPFTNGSGMGFVGTADGQWTTYGTGGFPLAGEIRYGEWQHIAFATNGSQWNFYLDGVQTVFAHGGTYGATSGSISIGGDSNGDRRMTGFVDEARLFRWGNILPNQLNLQIDDLLIYSGLTKGDVNADGIVDATDYDVWRANVGADISALTGIESLELGNVNHDDRIDLDDFGIIKASQTPGASPVPEPSTWVLAGIAAAVVGLRKAARGRKTSVVALVAALGTVLISASPSNAQIAQWNGSNGNWTDANWTGGTGPGGAPAADDTAEFLAGGTATINTDVGEYAQLVTRQGGTIDIAPTGSVAFDNVNLGASGANGAGIINLQGSLNVPVYLSLALGDNGNGNATSQLNISGSGTLRTPTLDAFWATPGARVSMTGPDTDVEVGDFVLGISTFVANITDVTHSPVKATNSFDIFAEGSVLPGSKIEVHFDLGDAAPEFGDSWTLVDTPAFTNAAVGVASGATFKPENVKVDFLDSPGLRGELVYKAGGTLGQVLAVDVVHNLNLKIDPSTGDATLENPTVGGGAFEIDGIMITSASGSLNAAGFDGLGLNGWASGLNQSAVTLSESSLFGSTSIATGATLELGNLFTLGSTNDLIFEYHVVGGTSIRGTVQLEEGPVGPLGDTDDDGDVDITDLNNVRNNFSGAGLGDTDNDNDVDITDLNNVRNNFGAGQPVGSP, from the coding sequence ATGCTTCGGTGTAAGTGTGTTGTTCTCTTGGCCCTGACGGCGACGGTCGCTATTCCCGCGACGCTGCCGGCGGCTCCGTCACTCATCCCCTTTGCCCATTATCGCCTGGGCGAAGAAGATGCGGACACTCCCACCCCCGGACAACCCCCAGAGAGCGGCCTGACGTACGACGAAATCAAGTACGAAGGTGCAGAACGCGACCTGGCGACGTTTGGGACACCGCTCTACAGCGATTTCGCGTCACCGGGCGGCTACAGTTCGTTGTCCATGCAATTTGATGGAGTCAGCGATTTGTTCGGAAGCGCGACGCAATGGCATGGCCAGCCGCCAAACACGTTTCGCATCGGGATGGAAGCCTGGGTCTGGATTGACCCCGTCATGGAAAATACCGAATTCGTCCCGTTCACCAATGGTTCCGGGATGGGCTTTGTCGGCACGGCTGACGGACAATGGACGACTTACGGCACGGGCGGCTTCCCGTTGGCGGGCGAAATCAGGTACGGCGAATGGCAACACATTGCCTTTGCCACCAATGGCAGTCAATGGAATTTTTACCTGGACGGCGTGCAGACCGTCTTCGCTCACGGTGGGACGTATGGCGCCACCAGCGGATCCATTTCGATCGGCGGCGACTCGAACGGCGACCGCCGCATGACCGGCTTTGTCGACGAGGCGCGTTTGTTCCGCTGGGGCAACATCCTCCCGAACCAACTCAATTTGCAAATCGACGATCTGCTGATTTACAGCGGCTTGACCAAGGGCGACGTGAACGCCGACGGCATCGTCGATGCGACGGACTACGATGTCTGGCGCGCCAACGTCGGCGCCGACATCAGCGCGCTGACCGGAATTGAGTCGCTCGAATTGGGTAACGTCAATCACGATGATCGGATTGACTTGGACGACTTCGGTATCATCAAGGCGAGCCAAACGCCGGGCGCATCGCCCGTGCCGGAACCCTCGACTTGGGTGCTTGCCGGCATCGCCGCCGCGGTGGTTGGCCTCCGCAAAGCTGCCCGCGGCAGGAAGACTTCAGTGGTTGCCCTCGTCGCGGCGCTGGGAACCGTGCTGATCTCTGCGTCGCCGTCCAATGCACAGATCGCGCAGTGGAATGGCTCAAATGGCAATTGGACGGACGCCAATTGGACCGGAGGGACCGGTCCCGGTGGAGCGCCAGCGGCGGACGACACGGCTGAGTTTCTCGCCGGAGGGACGGCGACGATCAACACGGACGTCGGTGAGTACGCCCAACTTGTAACGCGGCAAGGCGGCACGATCGATATCGCGCCGACGGGTTCGGTCGCGTTCGACAACGTCAACCTCGGCGCAAGCGGCGCGAATGGCGCGGGTATCATCAATCTGCAAGGATCGCTCAACGTTCCGGTGTATCTGTCACTGGCGCTGGGTGACAATGGCAATGGAAACGCCACGAGTCAGTTGAATATTTCGGGTTCCGGAACCTTGCGCACGCCTACGCTCGATGCGTTTTGGGCGACGCCCGGTGCACGCGTCTCGATGACGGGACCGGACACGGACGTCGAAGTGGGCGACTTCGTCTTGGGGATCTCCACTTTTGTGGCAAACATCACTGACGTGACCCATTCCCCTGTGAAGGCGACGAACTCCTTTGATATCTTTGCAGAGGGGAGCGTTTTGCCAGGTTCCAAGATCGAAGTCCACTTCGACCTCGGCGACGCAGCACCGGAGTTTGGAGATTCCTGGACGCTTGTGGATACTCCGGCATTTACAAATGCCGCCGTGGGCGTGGCCAGTGGCGCCACGTTTAAGCCCGAGAACGTGAAAGTCGATTTTCTGGACTCGCCTGGTCTCCGCGGAGAGTTGGTCTACAAGGCCGGCGGCACGCTCGGTCAGGTGTTGGCCGTCGACGTGGTCCACAACCTGAACCTCAAGATCGATCCCTCGACCGGCGACGCGACGTTGGAAAACCCGACTGTCGGCGGCGGCGCGTTCGAAATTGACGGGATCATGATCACCTCGGCGTCGGGTTCGCTGAACGCCGCCGGGTTTGATGGACTGGGGCTCAATGGTTGGGCGTCTGGTCTGAATCAGAGTGCGGTCACCCTCAGTGAATCGAGTCTGTTTGGTTCGACGTCGATCGCCACCGGCGCGACGTTGGAACTGGGCAACTTGTTCACGCTTGGCAGCACCAACGATTTGATCTTCGAGTACCATGTGGTCGGCGGGACTTCCATCCGCGGCACCGTCCAACTCGAAGAAGGACCTGTCGGCCCGCTCGGCGACA
- a CDS encoding AAA family ATPase — translation MRTIAVLNQKGGVGKTTTSVNLAAALAAAGSRVQLIDLDPQAHATLHLGVAPGRHDTSIYDVLVNNATLASVRREIDENLSLVGSHIDLAAAELELAGVVGREVILRDAMAADSAQFDYCLIDCPPSLGILTLNALAAVDEVLIPLQPHFLALHGLSKLLETIQLVSRRLNNRLSLRGVVLCMYESGTRLAAEVSRDVEEFFAQHRGGEGPWRETKVFQTRVRRNIRLAEAPSFGQSIFQYADDSHGAADYQSLAKELLGCHAPTPQTSRIEPLMNAATTYDFLFTGN, via the coding sequence ATGCGCACGATCGCCGTTTTGAATCAAAAAGGGGGCGTCGGGAAGACGACTACTTCCGTGAACCTGGCGGCGGCGCTCGCAGCGGCCGGGAGCCGGGTCCAACTGATCGACCTCGATCCCCAAGCCCACGCCACGCTCCACCTGGGCGTCGCCCCCGGCCGGCACGATACGTCGATCTACGACGTGCTGGTGAACAACGCCACGCTCGCTTCCGTGCGGCGTGAAATCGACGAAAACCTGTCGCTGGTCGGCTCGCATATCGATCTGGCCGCGGCCGAGCTGGAACTGGCCGGCGTCGTCGGCCGGGAAGTCATCCTCCGCGACGCGATGGCCGCCGATTCGGCACAGTTCGACTATTGCCTGATCGATTGCCCGCCGTCGCTGGGCATTCTCACATTAAACGCTTTGGCGGCCGTCGACGAGGTGCTGATCCCGCTCCAGCCTCATTTCCTGGCGTTGCATGGTCTCAGCAAACTGCTGGAAACCATTCAACTCGTCTCGCGCCGCCTGAACAACCGGCTTTCGCTGCGCGGCGTCGTGCTGTGCATGTACGAATCCGGCACGCGCTTGGCGGCCGAGGTCAGCCGTGACGTGGAAGAATTCTTCGCCCAACATCGCGGCGGCGAAGGTCCCTGGCGCGAAACGAAGGTCTTCCAAACCCGAGTCCGCCGCAACATCCGCCTGGCGGAAGCCCCCAGCTTCGGGCAATCGATCTTCCAATACGCCGACGACTCGCACGGCGCGGCGGATTATCAGTCGTTGGCGAAGGAATTGCTCGGTTGCCATGCGCCGACGCCTCAAACGTCGAGAATCGAACCGCTGATGAACGCGGCTACGACGTACGACTTTTTGTTTACGGGCAACTAA
- a CDS encoding YbaB/EbfC family nucleoid-associated protein — protein MFGQLGNLASLMKQAQQMGGKLEGISTELKSRRTTGSAGGGMVEVEVNGLQEVLGCKIDPKLMREEDRELLEDLLVGATNEALAKARQIHAEAMQSLAGGMNLPGLQEAMAGLTGGKG, from the coding sequence GTGTTTGGACAATTGGGCAATTTGGCGTCCCTGATGAAGCAGGCCCAGCAGATGGGCGGCAAGCTGGAAGGCATTTCGACGGAGCTCAAATCCCGTCGCACCACCGGCAGCGCGGGCGGGGGCATGGTCGAGGTCGAAGTCAACGGATTGCAGGAAGTCCTCGGCTGTAAGATCGATCCGAAACTGATGCGGGAGGAAGACCGGGAACTGCTGGAAGACCTGCTGGTCGGCGCGACGAATGAAGCGCTCGCCAAGGCCCGGCAAATCCACGCCGAAGCGATGCAATCACTCGCTGGCGGGATGAATCTGCCTGGTCTCCAGGAAGCCATGGCCGGCTTAACTGGAGGCAAGGGATGA
- the glyA gene encoding serine hydroxymethyltransferase: MADTNFVQQEDPEVWGAIAQEIERQQDGLEMIASENYTSPAVMQAVGSVLTNKYAEGYPGRRYYGGCEYVDVVEELARERACRLFGAEHANVQPHSGSQANMAVYVTAIKPGDTVLGLDLAHGGHLTHGMKLNISGQLYHFISYGVTADTHRLDFDQIARLAREHQPKLIVAGASAYPREIPHARFAEIAKEVGAKLFVDMAHYAGLVAAGLHDNPLPVADFVTTTTHKTLRGPRAGLTMCKAEYAKEIDKAVFPGLQGGPLMHVVAGKAVCFGEALRPDFKVYAQRIIDNAKVLAEVLMAGGVKLVSGGTDNHLMLCDVTPLGLTGKTAEAALGRAGITVNKNMIPYDPRKPLDPSGVRVGTPALTTRGMGVDEMRRVGAWMLEALRGAENEQALQRVRGAVRDLCESFPVPAAKLG; encoded by the coding sequence TTGGCCGACACCAATTTCGTCCAGCAGGAAGATCCCGAGGTCTGGGGGGCGATCGCGCAAGAGATCGAGCGCCAGCAGGACGGCCTCGAAATGATCGCCAGCGAGAACTACACCAGCCCGGCCGTCATGCAGGCCGTGGGCAGCGTGCTCACCAATAAGTACGCCGAAGGCTATCCCGGCCGGCGGTACTACGGCGGCTGCGAATATGTGGACGTTGTCGAAGAACTCGCCCGGGAGCGGGCATGCCGGCTGTTCGGGGCCGAACACGCCAACGTGCAGCCGCACTCCGGCAGCCAGGCCAACATGGCGGTCTATGTCACGGCGATCAAGCCCGGCGACACTGTCCTGGGGCTGGACCTGGCCCACGGCGGCCACCTCACGCACGGGATGAAGCTGAACATTTCCGGTCAGCTTTACCACTTCATCAGCTACGGCGTCACCGCCGACACGCATCGCCTGGATTTCGATCAAATCGCCCGGCTGGCCCGCGAACATCAGCCCAAGCTGATCGTGGCCGGCGCCAGCGCCTACCCCCGGGAGATCCCCCACGCGCGGTTCGCGGAGATCGCCAAGGAAGTGGGCGCCAAATTGTTCGTCGATATGGCCCACTACGCCGGACTTGTGGCGGCCGGGCTGCACGACAACCCGCTGCCGGTCGCTGATTTTGTCACGACCACGACGCACAAGACCCTGCGGGGCCCTCGCGCCGGGCTCACGATGTGCAAGGCTGAATACGCCAAGGAGATCGACAAGGCGGTCTTCCCTGGGTTACAAGGCGGGCCGCTGATGCACGTCGTGGCCGGGAAGGCGGTCTGCTTTGGCGAGGCGCTGCGGCCGGATTTCAAAGTCTATGCGCAGCGGATCATCGACAACGCCAAGGTGCTCGCGGAAGTGCTCATGGCCGGCGGCGTAAAGCTCGTCAGCGGCGGCACGGACAATCACCTGATGCTCTGCGATGTGACGCCGCTCGGCCTGACGGGCAAAACGGCCGAGGCGGCGCTCGGCCGCGCCGGCATCACGGTCAACAAAAACATGATCCCGTACGATCCACGGAAACCACTCGATCCCTCCGGCGTCCGCGTTGGCACGCCGGCGCTGACCACGCGCGGCATGGGCGTCGACGAAATGCGCCGCGTCGGCGCTTGGATGCTGGAAGCGCTTCGCGGGGCTGAGAACGAACAAGCGCTGCAGCGCGTCCGCGGCGCAGTCCGCGATTTGTGCGAATCGTTCCCGGTGCCGGCGGCGAAGTTAGGCTGA
- the dnaX gene encoding DNA polymerase III subunit gamma/tau, whose protein sequence is MSDTKSPAASGDDTNYVVVARRYRPQTFTELLGQDHVAKALGGAIHTNRVGHAYLFTGARGVGKTSTARILAKCLNCVQGPTTAPCGECDICQGVSQGSDVDVLEIDGASNRGIDEIRELRQNVNVRPSRARYKIYIIDEVHMLTTQAFNALLKTLEEPPEHVKFIFCTTEADKIPITILSRCQRFDFAGIETRSIADRLAQIAAAEGVQADADALAVLARRANGSMRDSQSLLEQLLSFGGERITVEDVQRLLGTVGDERIEALVDAILVHDAATALGELDRAFTLGVDPGLLMDQLLGYLRDLLVAAAGCGPESFRFTSNAQQQQAVQTGRRLGVDTVLALIQVVDQTLSRMRFSTYGRTLAELAVVRLSRMENLVALSDLLGALRAGGDVQVSLPPAAASATQPDLKKKASESAVAAAVTALPEVTDVPVQPLAELTEATAESVLRSALARVTDSLGVAAGFADCVRLVAPNRLALVFSAQYDSYADLCRKPDKLARLEKALYDATGRIVKVDIEVTGNGAAAERANMPVEARPAVKRNRLKEVSEQPFVRRAMELFEAEPVNVDDSQVAPPE, encoded by the coding sequence ATGTCCGATACCAAATCTCCCGCTGCATCCGGTGACGACACGAATTACGTCGTCGTCGCGCGGCGTTATCGGCCGCAGACGTTTACCGAATTGCTCGGGCAGGACCATGTCGCCAAGGCCTTGGGCGGGGCGATTCATACGAATCGCGTGGGGCATGCCTATCTCTTCACCGGCGCCCGCGGCGTGGGAAAGACGTCGACGGCTCGCATCTTGGCCAAGTGCCTGAATTGCGTGCAGGGGCCGACAACTGCTCCCTGTGGCGAGTGCGATATCTGCCAGGGCGTTAGCCAGGGCAGCGACGTCGACGTGCTGGAGATCGACGGCGCCAGTAACCGCGGCATCGACGAGATCCGCGAACTGCGGCAGAACGTCAATGTGCGGCCGAGTCGGGCGCGCTACAAGATCTACATCATCGACGAAGTCCACATGCTCACCACGCAGGCCTTCAACGCGTTGTTGAAGACGCTGGAAGAGCCGCCGGAGCATGTGAAGTTCATCTTCTGTACGACCGAAGCAGACAAGATTCCGATCACGATCCTGTCGCGCTGCCAGCGGTTTGATTTCGCCGGCATCGAGACACGCTCCATTGCAGATCGCCTGGCGCAGATCGCGGCCGCCGAAGGTGTCCAGGCCGATGCCGACGCATTGGCGGTCCTCGCCCGTCGGGCAAACGGCTCGATGCGCGACAGTCAATCGCTGCTGGAACAATTACTTTCCTTCGGCGGCGAGCGAATCACCGTCGAGGATGTCCAGCGATTGCTGGGCACCGTTGGCGATGAACGCATCGAGGCCTTGGTTGACGCCATTCTCGTTCACGATGCCGCGACGGCGCTCGGCGAACTGGATCGCGCGTTTACTCTAGGCGTCGACCCTGGACTGTTGATGGACCAGTTGCTCGGCTACCTGCGCGATTTGCTTGTGGCCGCCGCCGGCTGCGGACCGGAGTCGTTTCGCTTCACGTCGAACGCCCAGCAACAGCAGGCCGTGCAAACGGGCCGACGATTGGGCGTCGACACCGTATTGGCGCTGATCCAAGTCGTCGATCAGACGCTTTCGCGGATGCGATTCAGCACCTATGGTCGCACGCTGGCCGAACTGGCCGTGGTGCGGCTCTCGCGGATGGAAAACCTCGTCGCCCTCTCGGATTTGCTGGGGGCGCTGCGTGCTGGCGGCGACGTACAGGTGTCCTTGCCGCCTGCCGCCGCATCAGCGACCCAACCCGACCTTAAAAAAAAAGCGTCTGAGTCCGCCGTAGCGGCGGCCGTGACGGCCTTGCCGGAAGTTACGGATGTGCCGGTGCAGCCGTTGGCGGAGCTAACCGAGGCCACGGCCGAGTCGGTTTTGCGCAGCGCCTTGGCAAGAGTTACCGATTCGTTGGGCGTGGCCGCTGGTTTCGCGGATTGCGTGCGTCTCGTCGCCCCGAATCGGCTGGCCCTGGTTTTTAGCGCGCAGTATGATTCCTACGCCGATCTCTGCCGCAAGCCGGACAAGCTGGCGCGGCTCGAGAAGGCCCTTTACGATGCGACCGGTCGGATCGTAAAAGTCGATATTGAAGTCACCGGCAACGGGGCCGCGGCCGAGCGCGCAAACATGCCGGTCGAAGCCCGGCCCGCCGTGAAACGCAACCGCTTGAAGGAAGTGTCGGAACAACCATTCGTGCGTCGCGCGATGGAACTTTTCGAAGCCGAACCGGTGAACGTCGACGACTCGCAAGTCGCGCCGCCGGAATGA
- the nagB gene encoding glucosamine-6-phosphate deaminase: MRVIVEKDIAAVSRSGAQILAELLRRKPTCVLGLATGSTPLGLYAELIRLHCEEQLDFSRVVSFNLDEYVGLGPAHPQSYRFFMQQHLFNHINIDVRNTHVPDGRALDFEAHCERYERMIQDEGGIDLQILGIGSDGHIAFNEPGSSLGSRTRLKTLTAETVRDNARFFGSQAEVPRLAITMGIGTILESRKCLLLACGDHKAKAIRDTVEGPVTAQVTASALQLHREVVSIVDEEAGRLLERREYYREVERAQSMLKQGMLRPTEV, encoded by the coding sequence ATGCGCGTCATCGTTGAAAAAGATATCGCTGCCGTAAGCCGGTCCGGCGCTCAGATCCTGGCCGAATTATTGCGCCGTAAACCGACCTGCGTGCTGGGGCTGGCGACCGGTTCGACGCCGCTGGGGCTTTACGCGGAGCTGATCCGGCTGCACTGCGAGGAGCAGCTCGATTTCTCCCGGGTGGTGAGCTTCAACCTCGACGAATACGTCGGGCTGGGGCCGGCCCATCCGCAGAGCTACCGCTTCTTCATGCAGCAGCATCTGTTCAATCACATCAACATCGATGTGCGGAACACCCACGTGCCGGACGGCCGAGCGCTTGATTTCGAGGCTCACTGCGAACGCTACGAGCGGATGATCCAGGACGAGGGGGGCATCGACCTGCAGATTCTCGGCATCGGCAGCGACGGCCACATCGCCTTCAACGAGCCCGGTTCATCCCTCGGCAGCCGCACGCGGTTGAAAACGCTCACCGCCGAGACCGTCCGGGATAACGCCCGGTTCTTCGGTAGCCAGGCCGAAGTGCCGCGATTGGCAATCACGATGGGGATCGGGACGATTCTTGAATCCCGCAAGTGCTTGCTCCTGGCCTGCGGCGATCACAAGGCCAAGGCCATTCGCGATACCGTCGAAGGCCCCGTCACGGCGCAGGTCACGGCTTCCGCGCTGCAATTGCACCGCGAAGTCGTCTCGATCGTCGACGAAGAAGCCGGAAGATTGCTGGAGCGACGCGAATACTATCGAGAGGTCGAACGGGCGCAATCGATGTTGAAACAAGGAATGCTGCGTCCAACAGAAGTCTAG
- a CDS encoding acyl carrier protein — protein sequence MPTTEEVYEKIQTALVDALGVEPEEVTPDATLIGDLGAESIDFLDIVFRLEKAFNIKIPRGELFPEDILSANSKYLKDGKVTPEGVAELRKRMPFINLDNFAKNPNVKDFGGLLTVQDMVRFVEGKLG from the coding sequence ATGCCGACGACGGAAGAAGTCTACGAGAAGATTCAAACCGCCCTGGTCGATGCGCTCGGCGTGGAACCGGAAGAAGTCACCCCGGACGCGACGCTAATCGGGGACCTGGGCGCCGAATCGATCGACTTCCTCGATATCGTCTTCCGGCTGGAGAAGGCCTTCAACATCAAGATCCCGCGCGGCGAGCTGTTCCCCGAGGATATTCTCTCGGCCAACAGCAAGTATCTGAAGGACGGCAAGGTGACGCCGGAAGGCGTCGCCGAACTGCGCAAGCGGATGCCCTTCATCAACCTGGACAACTTCGCGAAGAACCCCAACGTCAAAGACTTCGGCGGCCTGCTGACGGTGCAGGACATGGTACGGTTCGTGGAAGGGAAGCTCGGGTAG
- a CDS encoding 3-hydroxyacyl-ACP dehydratase FabZ family protein, with product MRFTLIDRVISLEPGRKIVAAKNLSLAEEYLADHFPGFPVMPGVLMLEAMTQAGAWLIRVTEDFAHSAVVLKEARNVKYNSFVEPGQTLLVTAELISESGREVKLKAEGTVDGQATVSARLTLERYNLAESDARKQETDDVVKQQMRELFALLYQPAATA from the coding sequence ATGCGGTTTACGTTGATCGACCGGGTGATTTCCCTCGAGCCGGGGCGGAAGATCGTCGCTGCCAAGAACTTGTCGCTGGCCGAGGAGTATCTGGCCGACCATTTTCCGGGCTTTCCCGTGATGCCGGGCGTGCTGATGCTAGAGGCGATGACTCAGGCCGGGGCCTGGCTCATCCGGGTGACCGAGGACTTCGCCCACAGCGCCGTGGTGCTCAAGGAAGCCCGCAACGTGAAATACAACAGCTTCGTCGAGCCAGGGCAGACGCTCCTGGTCACCGCGGAGCTGATCAGCGAATCCGGCCGCGAAGTGAAGCTCAAGGCCGAGGGTACGGTCGACGGCCAGGCCACGGTCAGCGCTCGGCTCACGCTGGAGCGTTACAATCTGGCGGAATCGGACGCCCGGAAGCAGGAAACCGACGACGTAGTCAAACAACAAATGCGCGAGTTGTTCGCGCTCTTATATCAGCCGGCGGCGACGGCCTAA